The following are from one region of the Paenibacillus protaetiae genome:
- a CDS encoding ABC transporter permease, with product MSHPTTLPLIDIQDVVKSYMMGREKTTILHHISLQVAAGDFLAIVGPSGSGKSTLMNIIGCLDAPTSGSYKLDGIEVVGQSDNKLTEFRNKKIGFIFQGYHLLPKLTALENCELPLIYRGMSAKERKTRASIALERVGLGERMHHRPNELSGGQQQRVGIARALATNPSLLLADEPTGALDSRTGMEVLGMMEELNQTGQTIVLITHDMEVAQRASRIVMIRDGRLTELERGAAMKIMQAFVMAFKSVLSNKLRTVLSMLGILIGVATVIALVAMGKASANEVADQVASLGTSQVSVTISGRGTVTTLSVDEADKLAEINNIEAVAPIVSSTGYAKYKTTSVSVNVQGITPDYEDVQDFSVQDGRYIAQPDIDNKQMVALIGTETAKDLFQDEGVDPATAVGQKITINGYIFTIVGLLESKGDTLTGSNDEKILIPITTGQKLFRQKGVSTIYVKVADTDKMDQVVSSLEASLYKTFRGDDDAYRVSNQEDTMKALNSVNDTMNRQLIYVAVISLIVGGIGIMNIMLVSVTERTREIGIRKSLGAKKRDILFQFLIEAMSISGLGGAVGIGIGYVASFIIGKAMDTPTEVPLNTVLLSFAFSAFVGIVFGFIPANKAAGLKPVDALRHD from the coding sequence ATGAGCCATCCTACAACGCTGCCCCTCATTGACATTCAGGATGTCGTCAAGTCGTATATGATGGGACGTGAAAAAACGACCATTTTGCACCATATTTCGCTTCAAGTTGCCGCAGGGGATTTTCTGGCTATTGTTGGCCCATCCGGTTCCGGGAAATCGACGCTGATGAATATTATCGGCTGCCTGGATGCGCCTACCAGCGGCAGCTATAAGCTGGACGGCATTGAAGTTGTTGGACAAAGCGATAACAAGCTGACGGAATTCCGCAATAAGAAAATCGGGTTTATTTTTCAAGGGTATCATTTGCTCCCGAAATTAACAGCGCTCGAAAATTGCGAGCTTCCGCTTATTTATCGGGGTATGTCCGCTAAAGAAAGGAAAACCCGCGCCAGTATTGCGCTGGAACGGGTTGGTCTCGGGGAGCGGATGCACCACCGGCCGAATGAGTTGTCCGGCGGCCAGCAGCAGCGGGTGGGCATCGCCAGAGCGCTGGCGACGAATCCTTCGCTGCTGCTGGCCGATGAGCCAACCGGAGCGCTGGATTCCCGTACCGGCATGGAAGTGCTCGGAATGATGGAGGAGCTTAATCAGACGGGACAGACCATTGTGCTCATTACGCATGATATGGAGGTTGCTCAAAGAGCCAGCAGAATCGTAATGATTCGGGATGGCCGGCTGACGGAGCTGGAGAGGGGGGCAGCTATGAAAATCATGCAAGCCTTCGTGATGGCGTTCAAGAGCGTCTTATCGAACAAGCTTAGAACGGTTCTGTCCATGCTGGGCATATTGATAGGCGTTGCGACTGTTATTGCGCTGGTGGCGATGGGCAAGGCTTCCGCCAACGAAGTGGCCGATCAGGTCGCCTCTCTTGGCACAAGCCAGGTGAGCGTGACGATCAGCGGGCGCGGCACGGTAACCACGTTATCGGTTGATGAAGCCGATAAGCTGGCGGAGATCAATAATATTGAAGCCGTTGCTCCGATTGTGAGTAGCACCGGTTATGCCAAATATAAAACGACCTCCGTTTCGGTCAACGTACAAGGCATTACGCCGGATTACGAGGATGTGCAAGACTTTAGCGTGCAGGACGGCAGGTATATCGCACAGCCGGATATCGACAACAAGCAGATGGTCGCCTTGATCGGCACGGAAACGGCCAAAGATTTGTTCCAGGATGAAGGAGTGGACCCGGCGACAGCCGTTGGCCAGAAAATTACGATTAACGGTTATATTTTTACAATTGTAGGCCTTCTGGAGTCAAAGGGCGACACGTTAACCGGCTCCAACGATGAAAAAATACTCATTCCGATTACAACCGGCCAAAAGCTGTTCCGGCAAAAAGGCGTATCGACCATCTATGTTAAAGTAGCCGATACGGACAAAATGGACCAGGTTGTATCATCGCTGGAAGCAAGCCTCTACAAAACGTTCCGGGGCGATGACGATGCGTACCGCGTGTCCAATCAAGAGGATACGATGAAGGCACTCAACTCCGTGAATGACACGATGAACAGGCAGCTTATTTATGTAGCGGTTATTTCGCTCATTGTCGGCGGCATCGGCATTATGAACATTATGCTCGTGTCCGTGACGGAACGGACGCGCGAGATTGGGATTCGCAAATCGCTTGGCGCCAAGAAACGGGATATTTTGTTCCAATTTCTGATCGAAGCCATGTCTATCAGCGGCCTTGGCGGCGCAGTCGGGATCGGGATCGGTTACGTCGCATCCTTTATTATCGGCAAGGCGATGGATACGCCAACGGAAGTGCCGCTGAATACCGTGCTCTTGTCCTTTGCTTTTTCCGCATTTGTTGGCATCGTATTCGGATTTATTCCGGCCAATAAAGCTGCCGGCCTCAAACCGGTCGATGCTTTGCGGCATGACTGA
- a CDS encoding M23 family metallopeptidase codes for MNDNQNKPKQESPKTTMGGASAANSTNGWKKLLSKRWVTPAAFMVAAAIIVTLMWVYQDSDNSKPTTVDPTNVSDDSTSGDQAKGGSSDTAPVITGDESMAWPVLNRDKLEVALGFYDNNANEEERAAATIQSGDTFTPHVGIDLADPKGATFDVTAALSGKVTEVTQHPLNGNVVAIDSGNGLVTLYESLSNVKVAVGDEVKQGTVIAQAGRSDLEKDLGVHLHFEVRNNGTAVNPAELIEKK; via the coding sequence ATGAATGACAACCAAAACAAACCAAAGCAAGAGTCTCCTAAAACAACTATGGGAGGCGCATCTGCCGCTAACTCTACCAACGGCTGGAAGAAGCTGCTGTCGAAAAGATGGGTAACTCCGGCAGCGTTCATGGTCGCGGCAGCAATTATCGTAACCTTAATGTGGGTCTATCAGGACTCGGACAACAGCAAGCCTACTACCGTGGATCCGACCAATGTTTCTGATGATTCCACAAGCGGGGATCAAGCGAAAGGCGGCTCGAGCGATACGGCTCCGGTTATTACCGGGGATGAATCGATGGCATGGCCGGTACTGAATCGCGACAAGCTGGAAGTAGCGCTTGGATTCTATGACAATAACGCGAACGAAGAAGAACGCGCTGCAGCTACCATTCAGTCAGGCGACACGTTCACACCGCATGTGGGGATTGACCTCGCCGATCCGAAAGGCGCAACGTTTGACGTAACGGCGGCCTTGTCCGGCAAAGTGACAGAAGTGACGCAGCATCCGCTGAACGGCAACGTAGTAGCCATCGACAGCGGCAACGGTCTCGTTACGCTGTACGAAAGCTTGAGCAATGTGAAGGTAGCCGTCGGCGATGAAGTGAAGCAAGGTACGGTTATCGCACAAGCGGGCCGCAGCGACTTGGAAAAAGACCTTGGCGTTCACCTTCACTTCGAAGTCCGCAACAATGGAACGGCCGTTAACCCGGCCGAGCTGATCGAGAAAAAATAA
- the murA gene encoding UDP-N-acetylglucosamine 1-carboxyvinyltransferase — MTKIIVRGGRRLSGTVRVSGAKNAVLPILAASLLATEGVSVIHDVPLLDDVMTIKSVLASLGAQLNYNEETMHINAERLVTYEAPYELVRKMRASFLIMGPLLARVGKVRISLPGGCAIGTRPIDQHLKGFEAMGAEITLGQGFIEASTDSKLKGAKIYLDVPSVGATENIMMAAALAEGTTVIENAAKEPEIVDLANYINAMGGKVRGAGTGLIRIEGVDRMYGVVHQVIPDRVEAGTYMVAAAITGGDVFVEGAIADHLTPVISKLEEMGVQITASDNGIRVQSDGRLKAVDVKTLPHPGFPTDMQSQMMALLLCSEGTSVITETVFENRFMHVAEFQKMNAQIKVEGRTAIVNGNVPLTGAKVCATDLRAGAALICAALRAEGATEVSGIHHVDRGYVNITGKLASLGALIERVETDAPAAAVSIPAAPDDKEVPVAVAVAAGAEDTDAASFKRDKEVPVLKVRPTWA, encoded by the coding sequence ATGACCAAAATTATCGTCCGCGGAGGCCGGCGTTTATCGGGAACAGTCCGCGTCAGCGGTGCCAAAAATGCAGTGCTCCCCATATTGGCGGCTTCGTTACTGGCAACAGAAGGAGTCAGCGTTATTCATGACGTTCCCTTACTTGACGATGTAATGACTATTAAAAGCGTACTGGCTTCGTTGGGAGCACAGTTGAACTATAACGAAGAGACGATGCATATCAACGCTGAGCGTTTGGTGACTTATGAAGCGCCGTATGAGCTGGTAAGGAAAATGAGAGCTTCCTTCCTGATTATGGGCCCGCTTTTGGCTCGTGTCGGTAAGGTTCGTATTTCGCTTCCGGGCGGCTGTGCAATTGGAACGAGGCCGATTGATCAGCATTTGAAAGGCTTTGAGGCGATGGGTGCGGAAATCACCCTTGGCCAAGGCTTTATCGAAGCAAGTACGGATTCCAAGCTAAAAGGCGCTAAAATTTACTTGGATGTTCCAAGTGTTGGCGCTACGGAGAACATTATGATGGCTGCTGCGCTGGCAGAAGGCACAACGGTCATCGAGAATGCGGCCAAAGAGCCGGAAATCGTTGATTTAGCGAACTACATCAATGCGATGGGCGGCAAAGTGCGCGGAGCCGGTACAGGCCTTATCCGGATTGAAGGGGTAGACCGGATGTACGGCGTTGTACATCAGGTTATTCCTGACCGGGTGGAAGCGGGCACTTATATGGTGGCTGCTGCAATTACCGGCGGCGACGTGTTTGTAGAAGGAGCTATCGCAGATCATTTGACGCCGGTTATTTCCAAGCTGGAAGAGATGGGCGTGCAAATTACGGCGAGCGATAACGGCATTCGCGTGCAATCGGACGGCCGTCTGAAAGCGGTAGATGTCAAAACATTGCCGCATCCCGGTTTCCCGACCGATATGCAATCGCAAATGATGGCGCTGCTGCTGTGTTCCGAAGGGACTAGCGTCATTACGGAAACGGTATTTGAGAACCGTTTTATGCATGTCGCCGAGTTCCAGAAAATGAACGCGCAAATTAAGGTGGAAGGCCGTACCGCTATTGTAAACGGCAATGTTCCGTTAACCGGCGCCAAAGTTTGCGCAACCGACCTGCGTGCGGGAGCGGCGCTCATTTGTGCGGCTTTAAGAGCGGAAGGCGCGACGGAAGTATCGGGTATCCACCATGTGGACCGCGGTTATGTGAACATTACGGGCAAGCTTGCCTCGCTGGGCGCTTTGATTGAACGGGTAGAGACGGATGCTCCGGCAGCGGCAGTGTCCATTCCCGCAGCGCCGGATGACAAGGAAGTTCCGGTAGCTGTCGCTGTTGCAGCCGGAGCGGAAGATACCGACGCAGCATCGTTCAAACGCGATAAGGAAGTTCCGGTGCTGAAAGTCCGCCCGACATGGGCCTAA
- the spoIID gene encoding stage II sporulation protein D, with product MRRIVETGRRDALWRRLPGSRKPARLLPFFAIGFMAGISLLLIQLILAERLAPWQLTARSVMPDQVQAAHLQQPAGGDDRRPAPAVQAPAASGSQPSAQPRHAAAVSGGTAGASAGEAPAGSKQDPIVRVYLTKEKRIESVPLETYVKGAVAGEMPIDFEPEALKAQAIAARTYIVRRLEKNDRSGVPVAGADVTDTEQHQMYVPLSRLGSNWPEAQREADLAKLSKAVEDTKGLVVAYGDEPIEAVFFSTSNGYTENSEDYWQESIPYLRSVASPWDKELSPAYKETVTFTLSDFYSKLGISPAGKSKSPAIKVLKWTDGKRIAEVRIAGREFSGREVREKLELASAQFAWKVKGDSIVITTYGSGHGIGMSQWGADGMAKEGRSAEQILAYYYTGTKVEQASKLVNRS from the coding sequence ATGAGACGGATAGTAGAGACTGGAAGGAGAGACGCATTATGGAGACGGCTGCCTGGCAGCCGCAAGCCGGCCCGGCTGCTCCCTTTTTTCGCTATCGGCTTCATGGCGGGAATTTCGCTGCTGCTCATTCAGCTTATTCTCGCCGAACGGCTTGCGCCTTGGCAGTTAACTGCCCGAAGCGTCATGCCCGATCAGGTGCAGGCGGCTCATCTGCAGCAGCCAGCGGGTGGAGATGACCGGCGCCCGGCCCCGGCTGTACAAGCTCCGGCTGCGTCCGGCAGCCAGCCATCCGCACAGCCCCGTCATGCCGCTGCCGTTTCCGGCGGCACAGCTGGTGCATCTGCGGGTGAAGCGCCGGCAGGAAGCAAGCAGGATCCTATAGTGCGAGTCTACTTAACGAAGGAGAAACGGATTGAATCGGTGCCTCTCGAAACCTATGTCAAAGGGGCGGTAGCCGGAGAGATGCCGATTGATTTCGAACCGGAGGCTCTGAAGGCGCAGGCGATAGCAGCCCGGACTTATATCGTGCGGCGGCTGGAGAAGAACGACCGGAGCGGAGTGCCGGTAGCCGGTGCCGATGTAACCGATACGGAGCAGCATCAAATGTATGTGCCGCTCTCCCGCCTCGGAAGCAATTGGCCGGAAGCGCAGCGCGAAGCGGATTTGGCCAAGCTGTCCAAGGCGGTGGAAGATACGAAAGGCCTTGTTGTCGCTTACGGGGATGAGCCGATCGAAGCGGTGTTTTTTTCGACGAGCAACGGGTATACCGAAAACTCCGAAGATTATTGGCAGGAGAGCATTCCTTATTTGCGAAGCGTAGCGAGCCCGTGGGACAAGGAGCTGTCGCCGGCTTATAAAGAAACGGTTACGTTTACGTTAAGCGATTTTTATAGCAAGCTTGGAATAAGCCCCGCCGGCAAAAGCAAAAGCCCTGCCATCAAAGTGCTGAAATGGACGGATGGCAAGCGGATTGCCGAGGTCCGGATCGCCGGCCGCGAATTTAGCGGGCGCGAAGTGCGGGAGAAGCTGGAACTGGCTTCGGCCCAGTTCGCATGGAAGGTGAAAGGCGATTCCATTGTCATCACGACGTATGGCAGCGGCCACGGCATCGGAATGAGCCAGTGGGGGGCGGACGGCATGGCCAAGGAAGGCCGCAGCGCGGAGCAAATACTAGCCTACTATTATACAGGCACGAAGGTGGAACAAGCTTCGAAGCTTGTGAACCGGTCCTAG
- a CDS encoding proton-conducting transporter membrane subunit → MRTVERSAGTQLNAFEGMYHRNGWLAAFTGIYVLSLSGLPLTGGFIGKILLVWDAIRLEAYGSAAALLVCLLFSYYLYFPLIRSMYMLPGENKPVVPSAAPTSFGLGAAAVLTVALGLFPGTVLGWFADWLGQSLS, encoded by the coding sequence ATCCGGACCGTAGAACGCAGCGCCGGAACGCAGCTGAACGCATTTGAAGGGATGTACCACCGCAATGGTTGGCTGGCTGCTTTTACGGGGATTTATGTATTGTCCCTGTCAGGTTTGCCGCTGACGGGCGGTTTTATCGGCAAAATATTGCTGGTATGGGACGCAATCAGGCTGGAGGCGTACGGCTCAGCGGCAGCGTTGCTCGTCTGTCTGTTATTTTCGTATTATCTTTATTTCCCGCTCATCCGGTCGATGTATATGCTGCCCGGAGAAAATAAACCGGTTGTTCCGTCGGCGGCGCCAACAAGCTTTGGTTTGGGAGCGGCCGCCGTGCTGACCGTTGCGCTCGGCTTATTTCCGGGTACGGTATTGGGCTGGTTTGCGGATTGGCTGGGACAATCCCTTTCGTAA
- a CDS encoding efflux RND transporter periplasmic adaptor subunit: MRKWMIWLGILIILVAAGGGAYYYFFKDKDHAGTEKKAAAITARVTRGNIVNQISGTGSVVANSRETVTAGKSGTLAKVNFKEGDSVKKGQVIATFEDSDDYADQIKTITRSIEKLQQQLADDQEKYKEATGTENEEQTKESIDKDMSGIQDDIADNQEDLQDIYDKKAAEVKDIVSPIDGQVTNLAVQAGDEVQANTTIAEIVNYNYLEFVTSVDELDIPKVTVGQTANITLSSYSNKTFEGSVSEIAKEGTSSNGSSSFQVSILLKDIDGVMVGMSGQAAITIESRENVLEVPVNAVVSVGGKSYVRVQTEDGAGASGTGAGGAGAGSSGSGQAGAGAAGQSGAGQGQGRAGRTGAGQGQAGAWTQGGSGANAASSPSGEGQSRAGRFSGGGQAGAWAQGGQGADAQRGTGGAAASGSANRTVANGSAAAGQTEEQPQSGTGAGQDGPSKGQSAAGTGSDAAQDPRMQALLSRIDTLGGKLVEVTTGLSNDAFVEIMSGLEEGQVVLIPSPQGAVGMGQSSTQQQQFAFPGGFGGGGFGGGASFGGGFAGGGNRASSFSRGGGGAR; this comes from the coding sequence ATGAGGAAATGGATGATTTGGCTTGGTATTTTAATAATCCTTGTTGCGGCCGGAGGCGGCGCCTATTATTACTTCTTTAAGGATAAGGATCATGCAGGCACGGAGAAGAAGGCTGCGGCTATTACGGCGAGAGTGACAAGAGGTAATATTGTCAATCAGATTAGCGGCACAGGCTCCGTTGTAGCTAATTCCAGGGAGACCGTAACCGCCGGCAAAAGCGGCACGCTCGCTAAGGTGAATTTTAAGGAAGGCGATTCTGTTAAAAAGGGACAAGTAATTGCGACGTTTGAAGATTCCGATGATTATGCGGATCAGATTAAAACGATTACCCGCAGCATCGAGAAACTTCAGCAGCAGCTTGCCGACGACCAGGAGAAATATAAGGAAGCGACGGGCACGGAAAATGAAGAGCAGACAAAGGAATCGATCGATAAGGATATGTCCGGGATCCAGGACGACATCGCTGACAACCAGGAAGATCTTCAGGACATTTACGATAAGAAAGCCGCTGAAGTGAAAGATATCGTGTCGCCGATCGACGGCCAAGTAACGAATCTGGCGGTTCAAGCCGGTGACGAAGTGCAGGCGAATACAACGATTGCAGAAATTGTAAATTACAATTATTTGGAATTTGTAACCTCAGTAGATGAACTGGATATTCCGAAAGTAACCGTTGGCCAGACGGCCAATATTACATTAAGCTCTTACAGCAATAAAACGTTCGAAGGATCGGTATCCGAAATTGCAAAGGAAGGAACGTCGAGCAATGGCTCTTCTTCTTTTCAAGTCAGCATTTTGCTGAAAGATATCGACGGTGTCATGGTCGGGATGTCCGGTCAAGCGGCTATTACCATTGAGTCCCGCGAAAATGTGCTGGAAGTGCCGGTGAACGCCGTTGTTTCCGTCGGCGGCAAATCTTATGTGCGCGTTCAGACGGAAGACGGCGCAGGAGCAAGCGGCACAGGAGCAGGCGGCGCAGGAGCAGGCAGCAGCGGAAGCGGCCAAGCAGGAGCAGGCGCAGCCGGCCAAAGCGGCGCCGGGCAAGGGCAAGGCCGTGCGGGACGTACCGGCGCCGGCCAAGGCCAAGCCGGGGCATGGACGCAAGGCGGCAGCGGCGCTAATGCGGCTTCGTCGCCAAGCGGCGAAGGGCAAAGCCGTGCAGGGCGCTTCAGCGGCGGAGGCCAGGCCGGTGCTTGGGCACAAGGCGGCCAAGGAGCTGACGCTCAGCGAGGCACAGGCGGCGCTGCTGCTTCCGGCAGCGCGAACCGTACGGTTGCGAACGGCTCGGCAGCAGCCGGTCAAACCGAAGAGCAGCCGCAATCAGGAACGGGAGCAGGACAAGACGGCCCAAGCAAAGGCCAGTCCGCCGCCGGCACAGGCAGCGATGCTGCGCAAGACCCTCGTATGCAGGCGCTGCTTTCGCGGATTGATACCTTGGGCGGCAAGCTGGTCGAAGTTACAACCGGCCTGAGCAACGATGCCTTTGTGGAAATTATGTCGGGCCTTGAAGAAGGGCAAGTCGTGCTCATCCCAAGCCCGCAAGGCGCGGTAGGCATGGGCCAATCTTCAACGCAGCAGCAGCAGTTCGCCTTCCCGGGCGGTTTTGGAGGCGGCGGGTTCGGCGGCGGTGCAAGCTTTGGAGGCGGTTTTGCCGGGGGCGGCAACCGGGCCAGCAGCTTCAGCCGTGGTGGAGGCGGGGCACGATGA
- a CDS encoding S-layer homology domain-containing protein yields the protein MTRAEAVSMLAKAFPATGKGSSSANGMKFQDVPDSYWAAGVIRSAAQKGWINGYPDGTFRPGQAVTRREMAVLAAKAAGMQPVAAAAPPFRDVGPADWAAPYVHALKQRGWIKGADEAGHYNPDAWSSRAEWTTLVYRMIRS from the coding sequence ATGACGAGAGCTGAAGCTGTATCGATGCTGGCCAAAGCATTCCCGGCGACGGGGAAAGGCTCAAGTTCCGCAAACGGCATGAAGTTCCAAGATGTGCCAGACAGCTATTGGGCCGCCGGAGTGATTCGAAGCGCCGCGCAAAAAGGCTGGATTAACGGTTACCCGGACGGAACTTTCCGTCCCGGCCAGGCTGTCACCCGAAGGGAAATGGCTGTGCTTGCCGCCAAAGCGGCAGGCATGCAGCCGGTTGCTGCTGCGGCTCCGCCGTTCCGGGATGTCGGCCCGGCGGATTGGGCGGCGCCTTATGTTCATGCATTAAAGCAGCGCGGCTGGATTAAAGGAGCGGATGAAGCGGGTCATTATAATCCGGACGCATGGTCCAGCAGAGCGGAATGGACTACGCTGGTTTACCGCATGATCCGGTCCTGA
- the spoIIID gene encoding sporulation transcriptional regulator SpoIIID, with amino-acid sequence MHDYIKERTIKIGRCIVETKHTVRTIAKEFGVSKSTVHKDLTERLPEINPDLADQVKHILEYHKSIRHLRGGEATKIKYKKTTGKKREVLAAAKA; translated from the coding sequence GTGCACGATTACATCAAAGAGCGAACCATTAAAATAGGCCGCTGCATTGTGGAGACGAAGCATACGGTCCGTACAATCGCTAAAGAGTTCGGCGTTTCCAAAAGCACGGTGCATAAGGATCTGACCGAACGTCTGCCGGAGATCAACCCCGATCTGGCCGACCAGGTTAAGCACATTCTCGAATACCACAAGTCGATCCGCCATTTGCGAGGCGGCGAGGCCACCAAGATTAAATATAAGAAAACAACCGGTAAGAAGCGGGAGGTGCTGGCTGCCGCCAAGGCATGA
- a CDS encoding DUF1146 family protein, giving the protein MNEDDLIDSMQTSAGMTGLFSIVVTLLAIIFSWMLIQEFKWESLFRNPRSPKARMLQVVLSVIIGYLLARFVLDYWGWSSLLKGFVE; this is encoded by the coding sequence ATGAATGAGGATGATTTGATCGACAGCATGCAGACCAGTGCAGGCATGACAGGGCTGTTCTCGATCGTGGTCACGCTGCTTGCAATTATCTTCTCCTGGATGCTGATTCAGGAATTCAAATGGGAAAGTTTGTTCCGGAACCCCCGGTCTCCGAAAGCCAGAATGCTCCAGGTTGTGTTATCTGTCATTATTGGATATTTGCTGGCGCGGTTTGTGCTGGATTACTGGGGATGGTCTTCGCTGCTGAAAGGATTCGTCGAATAA